Within the Amyelois transitella isolate CPQ chromosome 3, ilAmyTran1.1, whole genome shotgun sequence genome, the region AATTctataagaaaaacaaatcaaattcatagtaataaagtaaatttctACAACTACACTACATCTACCATACACTACAGTTGTACAAGAAGGAAATGTTATTGGTAAACACACGAGGCCTCCCTCGCTAAGCAGCGTTTATTGTGTGACGTgctataaatgtaaattattgttgtgaaaataaatagagAGCAAAATCAATctgtaaaaatttgttttaaccaTGATTTAATGACAATAACCTGTGATTATCGACtatcacaaacaaataattgtaACAAGATCAAAAGTGATGTtttgaatgtaaaaaaaacttaatttaatagCGCAAAcactgaataaatttttaacagaTCAAAAGTTATGTTATCTAAACCTTACCATAAAACTTACTATTTAACAGAAATATAAGCAAATTAACGTTAATTTTCGCTTTACCGAACATGTCCATTATAGCACATCCTTCATACTGCTTTTGTAGCAAATCTTGTATATCTACTTCAACCGATTCCATTTCTACGCCCATAAACTTGCCTTTGATGGTGAAGACGCCGTTGGTGTCGGTCGGCGTGATGTCAAACTGAACATTCTTGAACTGCGACGGCGAGAGCCCTTCTATCTCCAACAAGACGCCTCTTTCCAACAACTTGGCACCTGAATACTTCACAGTCAGTTTAGATTTCAATTTTTGCATATCCTTTCCTGATCTTCTTAGGCAAGCGTGGACACTCCtgtgaaaatcaaaatatttttgtttgaccccatttttgttcatttgtttgtatgttcacAATCAGCATTTTGTCCCAGTTTCAATTTTGTGGAAAAGtgagataattttatatcacCAAGTCGActgattaattatataattaggaAAACTTACTAGAAGATATCTTCTAAGTAGTAATAATATTCAAGCATTTCTGTGTCTATCCTATTAATTGTTTTCAAACAAACCTTTTCCCTGCGTGAAGATTGGCCAGACACGACTTGATATATTGATCATAGGACTGGCACTTTTCCTCGTAGTACTTCGTTTTTTCCTGCAAACTTTGTTTAGTGCGCGTGAGTGTGGTTAGTGCTCTCCTCTGAGCTTGTCGGTACTTGCCCTTATTGCAAAGATCAAGAGCTATAGACGTTATCAATGCCTGGTAGCCATCTTCCCTTGTCACATATCCCTCGTCCTCCAGCATTTGTAAATTGCGTCGTAACTTAGCTATATGTTCTCTTAATGACATGACCTCGTCTGGTTTTGCTTGGCCGGAATAAATCCTTCTCTGAACTTTTTCAGCGTATTTTTCTTGCTGTTCCTTTGTAGTGCCTATACATAAAGCTTCTAAAAGATGTTCACCTATAAAAAAgtgtaattatttaactttattagtGTTTATTTCATCATTCACGACTTGAGATTTCCTGATAGTAGGTACTGTTTTCCCTATTTTTGTATCATCCTTTTTTTCTACTTAAAAGATCAGGAAATCAGGCAGGAAtcttcattaattttacagaaaaattataatatcaaattttaatataaacaatgcACTTACCATTAAGAAACGGTATGATGGCAACGCACAACTCCTTGGTCTTTATAAACAGCTTATTTAAATCAGTCATGTCATCTGAAGGCGCCTGGAATTTATTCACAAGCGCCAAACACACTTCCAGTCTCGCATTCTCCTCCGGTGTATCTCCCATTACCTGTAATAATCGAAGTAAGTAGTAGTCTCTCGTCAGGGATAAGAAGTGTTATATGTActtagtaagtacatataacaCTTCttgttagttagttagttagttagaagtgttatatgtacttactaagTACATATAACACTTCTTATCCCTGACGAGTTAAATAGAACAGTTTCAAATTCAGAGATTTTCTCAATTTCttagctcatcgccttaaagaagaataccaaagTAAATCTTTccttgattaacttttacaatcttcTTAAGGTGAGAAGCGAATGGCACcactttgttttttcttcgctacttcTTTAAGCCGGTCGCTTGATTCGAGTTTGGTACATATCTTGGTACAACATTCCATAAAGGGTTTCTAATATTTCctttaaagaaaatacaaaacacGTACCGTGTCGATATCACGAGATGCGAGCTGCGACACCGAGGGCACCTCCCCCAGCTCCTCCAGTAGCTCGTTCAAGCGGTCGCTTGAGTCTGGAGCTAAGATATCCTGGTACTCCACTAAGAGAGCGTGGGTATCTACGATTTcctttaacaaataaatatgtcgTCGTCAtcactataaattataaggCCCCATATTTTCTcagtctgtatgtatgtgctaaTGTCGGAAATTTAGTTTCTTTAGTTATTTGtttctgtttgaaatattGGAAAGAAGTTTTTCAGAGGaagttttatgtataaaatatatacttccTGTGCGAAGCCCGGGCGGGTcgcagtaaataaaattaatattagttagggAGCCCAGAAATCATTGAGAATGTAGTCATCGAGTCTCTGTCTGACCTAACCTCCATGACAAAAAAGCGtgatattgtaattaaatatttaaatgacatATCGATTTAGTCCTAACGAAACTTGGTGCAAATTTTAggaacaaatattttcaaaaataaaactgaggTCATGATTGCACCACacactgtcttgaaaagactgaaaggttgctagcccatcgcctaaaagaatcccaagtttagtaGCCTCtcccttgattggcttttacaatctgaaCGAGAAAAGAAGCAGttggcacacactatgtttataatttcatGCACTATTCCGATAAAATCATACCTGAACAGTTATGTAGATATGGGGATGATGCAGCAAAGTTGCTTCAGTATACTCATCTACAGCAAAATATTCTTCCAATGTGGGTCCCCGACAGCAGCGTCTAAACAATTCTTTCATCTTTTCGTGGCACTCCACTATAAATGGGTTGAGACAACGCAAGTGACTAGATTCCTCGCcaaacttgaaaaataatattgtaaatacataaataaaaataaaattctttataaaagcataattaattctttaggtttttttatataataataatataatttggcTCAGAATTTGTTCCGAATGCCATTTCCTAAGACTATCCCCGGGTCAGTATAAAATCGGATTCCTTGAGTGGAACGCCAGGTAGTTACAGATAACTCACTGCAGTGAtctgaaattttacatacataaagtacGAAAGACAAGGTACTTTAAATTCGGGCTGAGCTGTAGGTGAAAGCACATAACtaaagttatacatatatacgtacgatcgcgttcatatctgcagtcatagttttaaaattcttacgggttaaaatagcgtgcactgtggttccactagatacacacacacatgcatatttaaaaagaataaatattccttcaaatgaatacggtctttaataccaatgattactaaggaaaacagtttattattctatgacatataacataacaaaacagaaagagtaggtaatcaacgatggccgaactggccccgataattgtcgatcgagatatcgtcgtctctcattatttgcataagatttgcctatagagggaaacCTGCGACTGcaagacttatgtcatttcaataaggttgaaagtttgtctgcacacgaccctaacataggtagtggttcctttgaaagttattgggtagcaattttattacttcgtgtgagcaagtgagatctaagatatattagataatctcgcttgctcacactcgcttgttacTAGCattacttggattccgaagttattcaaggattatttttttgatttttttactgacaatttttaatgtttcaaggtgccatttgaactaagtaactgactgactaactaactaactgatatctaagaattacaatacccgtgtcttcaaacacggaaatcagcaagaaatattaaagaagagggagcaaaataaaacattcaataattaaaattagtaaattttattgaaacagtttacctatagttttatttacatattgatgattatataaagctatacatatatagtatattacactaattgtattatccacttatctcctgttattaagtttacagcttaattattcgttttcataaagaaaagatattgaagctgtccttaaaatactatccaagtaattagtacttttaatataaattggcagaacctttcacgcactatatggactcgatgcacagggcagttgtcttgcacaaatgatattgttggcatatcatcaatcggttaaatacaccgcacagttggtaacttggtttcttgcagcacttgcacataatgagcagctgtagcgcgtcctgctatccacacctgttccccaggtccagcagcactcatccagccccacatatttacagatatgtgtccagactccatatttggcacaatatttttttcttcataccgagttgcatttcttcgccataaatgaagcctaccgtgttgtgatgacataaacgaacttttcgtccgtaaatatcgcttttctccagtcaaaatccaaatactgccgagcaaattctaaacgtctttgcttatttatttcggataaatacggctttcttgctggctgtctgtggtgtagtccctcacgatgcaaactcgactaacagtaaccactgatgtgtcgaactgttccgcaaatgttctggtcggtatgaagccattattttcgtactgttccaccatggatctccgctgtgtggcgtgtcgctgtgttgattagcggacgacggtcgctgcgcggtcgactttttacactaccctcttcttgatggcgcgttacccaacgtttcaccgcttgttgtttattgtgtgaatgtgtgagtgatagcagcggtgcaagctataaagttttgcgaactatgactgcaattatgaacgcgaccgtacatattatctcgtctatatcccttgtggggtagacagagccaacagtcttgtaaagactgataggccacgttcagctgtttggtttgatgatagaattgagattcaaatagtgacaggttgctagcccatcgcctaaactaaaagaatctcaaattataaatttgagattcttttaggcCTAGGCctagcctattccttagtcgcctttgacgacattcatggaaacgagatgaagtggtcctatttttttttattagtgccgggaaccacacggcacggcaattaaagtttttataagtagaatTTGTGTAAACAggataaattatacataacaaGTGTACGAGTATGTGTTCTTAAAGATAAAGATACAACTTACCCCTTTCTTAGCAGCAGAAAAGTGAAGTATTTTAGCAACTGATGCAAGATTTTTCCTTTGGTCAGTTGTTAACACAGCACCATTTGGCATATTGATAATGTGGAAAGCATCAGGGGCTACAATAGCCGCATTCAGAAATTGATAATACACTAAATTACCAATCACCTACAATAAACCAAATAAGATCAATAATCACATAAAATCTTTATCTGTCACTATTCTAGCAATAATATATTCCATAATCATACCTTCAATATGTCCTTTTCAGGAGTATGAGGGAATTTGGAAGTAAGAGCTCTATGCAAGACTCTGGCCATGTATGTAATGCAAAAGGGAAGTAAATCTGTCGATTGCGTTATCTTATCTAGAAACATTGTCACGATTGTTTTGAGCTGGCTTAAAGCTGTTTCTAAACGAATTTTTACTTCTGGATACGAGAGCGCTTCCTCCTGTGTCACATTGTAAGGTAGTTTTCtagaaataaacaatgtgATTGAATGATGTGAAATGATTACTCTGACTATAGTCTTAAGTGAACTCATAGATAGAAATAATTAGGACTAAGTAAGTACACTTTAACTATATTATTCCGATGTAtgctctgcctgcccctccaggatagaggcgtgattttatgtacatatgtattatttcgGTTTCTGTGGATCAACAACTATAGTGTATTTATTAACTATGcataaattaatacttacGATATTTGCCCAGTCTTCATTTCTGTTTCATTCCTCCATGCTTTGTAAATTTCCACAGGCCCAGTTTCTATATTCAAATCTTTGTCTTTCAACATCTTCTCTACTAAAGGTCCAATTATACTTTGAAGGCTGTTAAGACCAGACAACTGTCTTGACAGACTCACTGCCATTTTGAGAACCAGTGGAGTTGAAGCAATGACATCAAAGGGCTTTACCACTTTACAACTTATTTCCTCCTCTAATGTAAATCTAAACAATTTCAACAGCAAATACTCATCTCGAGCATAGGCGCCGAAATTATACAGACTTAGAACCACATTTTGTAGGAAAAAGTTGGTTTTATTTTGTGGTATACAGAATAAAAGTTTAGATAAATATGTCGGGTTCGTTTGTAGTTCATAAAACAAATGTTGGTAACCATCTAACAATCGCTTGCTTTCTTTAGTGAGTGATTTCAGGCCTTTTACAGCCGTGGAAACTGTCATCAGTGTTCCTTTGCCTTCTGGAATATTCTGGAATACCAGTTTAGTCATGGAATTGTGTTTGACTAAGTTGTTTAACTTTAAGCCGTGTGCTGCTACCTCTTGTAATGCTATTCTGTTTTGAACCAAGAGACCAATTTTAAGATCCATGTCGTCTATCTGTTTTGATAATTCTTGATTCTTTCGTATAGATTGCACTACTTCAGATTTGAGACCTTGTAGTTCAATTTCGCGGTCATAATCATCAGTAGAAAAATCTAACATGGGAATGAATTTTTTAACTGCTTTCAAGGGTGGGTTTGGTGAGTGGAACAAAGAAGTAAAGGCTTGGCGAGCTCTGCGCCCGCGCCACCGAGcttgtatttttacaattttatgctcctgaaataaataacaaccCATTAAGTAAAGGaacaattttaagaaatttacaaGCATATTTATGCATATTCATATGAAATACCTGTACTTTATACCAAACCCATGGATTTTGCTTCCTCTCTCGTTTTAGTTTTGCTTCAATTGCTTTCATCTTAATAATAgttccatattttttatgtatcaatattttccgCCACCaagcttgtattttaattacatactcTTCATTGTCTCTGAAATATTTAAGTCTTCGTCGAAACATTTCCCTAAATAAATATCCTCTGCAGTATGCCTGAATTTTTGTAACTGTTTTCTCAATTatgatttgtttatatttattaatgtgatgcttattagtcttttcaataaGAACACTCACATCTTTCCTGCTTAGATAACGGGCATATGGAACAAAATCTCTGGGAGTCTTCCAGCTGTAGGTATATGACTCAACATCAATATAAACAGTATTCCCTGCATCTGTATGAGAGACAATCCATGGACAAATATGATGGCCTCTCTTTTTCAAAGCTTTGGAAAACATTTGGAAGTAAACATCCTTACATGAGCTTTCTATCAAACCAGGTCCAGATAACAGAGGACATGAAAGTGCATCCCAAAATTCAtctaaatcattttttataactGCCAAGTTCAAATGGACTAAGGCTTCTGTCAATCCCTTTACTTTCAGTGACTCTGAATTAACTTCATTAATAACTTCCACTATGTCATCTAGCCAGAGATTTTGAGATTCTTTATGTACCAACTTCTTTTTTAACATACGCAAATATAAATGCTGCTCTTCCATATGCAGTGGTGATGGTAATTGTAAACAGGCACTTCTCAACGATGTCATTAGAGTTTCCGAATCTTCTTCAAAAACAGCCTTGTTAATTCTATCAACTATCTCAACCActgtaagataaaaaaataaatcaatttatgattaattttatgctgccttcaaaaaagtaaaaagaagatacatacattcatcATTGTCATCATCTTTCATGTTGACCATATCAATAGTATCACGGATATCTTCCAAAGTGAGCAGAGAACAACCACATTGTTCTCTAACTTTCACCTGCAGAGCATTCACTAGTGCTGACAGATAACGACGACGGCAATGAGGACGCAAGCCTTCTAAATTAACCTGTTTTGATTGTAGTGAGTGCCACACTGCGGCTTCATCCCCCCTGTCCACAGCTTGAGAAATTGCAGCTATAGCTGTCAGATAAGAAACTGATGCTgctatttcattttcattcaaattctTTTCTAATTCATATTTCTCTAACTTCATTTCTTCAAACAATAGTGGTGCTGCAAACCTATCAATCTTTATGTTTAATCCCAAATGGGGACTTGTCAAAGCTTTATATAATTCATCAGGGTCCCCTTTGTCTAAAGCACGATTTACCTCACATATAGCTTTCTTGTGATCCACATGTTTTAGAGACTTGCGATTCCCTTCATTGACAATGTTCTGAAATATCTTGTGCCAGTTTGTCACACTTTCTACATCAACATCTTTGTTGAATTCCATAATTTCTCTAAcaacatcataataaaaatcgatgttatttttgtcataattttttacttttacccattcttcattaaatattttatctatatcttttaaattatttgattgtgATGCAGTACACAATGATTTCCACAAGAATTTATAATTGACTGCAGTAATATGGCCTTGTATCTCCACTTGAGTCAACATTTCATCATACTCATCAGGAACATAACTATCATTCAGCGAATGATTATGggctatttgtattttttcttttctagcTGCATTCAAAACTTTTCTATATTCATCAATAAGTCTATTTTGTACATATCTAAGTTTCAATTGTGGATTCAATATGGTAGAAGTAATAGATTTTCCAGAatccaaaatattatttaactcaATAACTGCCTTATGGAAAGCCTCCTTGTCCCCTGCACTGGTCTTTGATAAAATTCCTCCAATTTTTTGGAAAGATGGCAGTGGATGCTCACATTTCTGCAAATCTTTAGATACTGAATCAAGTTCTTCAtctaaaacaaatgaatgGGATATAGGCTCTACTACTACTACAATAAACTACTTGTATACTACTagacaataaatatttgttttgatgattTAGAAAACTTTTTTATGAGAAATCCTGATGGTCTGGCTGTGCCCAGTCAgtcttttatctattttttgtatttgttgtaTACATTCATATACATGTATAATGTGTTCTCGGAAATGTCCTTTAAGGAAATCATCTAGCAgcacagtctttttaagactgttagctcagcctaccccataagggataacaATGTGATTATGTATACTTATTACCAATTACACATACCAGTAAACACTGCAGTTCCAAAGACATCTTTAATTAATGGAGCCTTtccaagtttaaataaatgggAGCTAAGTGCATGTAAACAATATATCACTCTAGGCATGTTCTTTTTGTCATAGATATCTGTTGTTTCTGGCTGAAATGTCTAGATAgaacaaaaaagtttacaattaattgatatatatatatatatatatatatatatatatatatatatatatatatatatatatatatatatatatatatatatatatatatataatagatgtacaaatgtttaaaagatataataaatgtactaaCAACTGGTAACTCTGTCTTCTTCAAGACTTGCAGAAATTGGTTTATATTATCAGTATGTTTGAATTGCAGTCCCataatctgaaaaataaacaaatgtcatgaaaattattaaaattcaattaaattatcttttgtaatttaaatctGCAACAATGACAAAGTATGTACTAAACTCTAAAGATGTAGAAGTAGAGTTTATTTCTTCTGtacatttatttcttgtgGTATGATTTTGATCCTTGGGTCTCTGTGTTGGTTCCAATGTTAATACTATattcaatacaatacaaacaaattatcTTGACTGCCCATAAAAAATgcatatgtagtagaaacatacattattaatatgttaagCAAAGGcagacttatcgctaagcaatctcttccagccaacatttcaataaaaatataattaaaacagtgctagttaaaacagtttttaaacaatacaaaagCCAAATTGAAGTTTCTAATATAATGTCTAAATGTGCTGACTGTTGTAACTCTACTCCCTGAAGAGTTCCCAGAGTGTCCCAAGATAGAACCACAGAGCACATTCTCAGGTAAATTTGGTGGGTTTTGTGGCTCGAGTCTACCTAACCAGTCAGCTTCCCATGGCTGGGTGGGCAGACACAGTTCATACggcttattaaaaaatattatctatactaatattataaagctgaagactTTGTTTGTATCTTTGTTTGAACActctaatctcaggaactactggtttgaattgaaaaattttatgtataattatttttgtattgaatagaccatttatcgaggatggctttaggctatataacatcacgctgcaactattaggagcgaaaaaataaaagaaaatgcgAAAAATTggggaaaaataattaatctttaacggcttcaatgatgcccaaaataactattccacgcggacgaagtcgcgggcacagcaagTCTAtctaaaatatatctttactattatatatatgttacctTATAACGTCTTTGATCAATatcgaaaattttatttagaggTAATAACTCAGGTGCTATAAAATTAGCTAACTTGGCCAAATAGACACCATTACGCAGACACTCTTCAAACTCAGTAGCTGACGGTAGGCGTTCTTTCAGACAACTTTCCATCCATGTTTTTGCTTCTTCTAATCTACAAAGATATTCATACGCAACTGTTCTTTGTCTAATGATATCCATTTCCTGTCCCGTTTTACGCACATCTGAGTCACCTGTTAAAGTAATagtaaaattgaaattgagaACTAAATGAGAACTTACGCAAATCATGGGAACTTAACACTTACAGTCATCtatttttccaataaaaatatcatccaTAACTGCTTCCGAGCTCATCATGGAAACCATTTCTCTCGTGTTTTTTACCACAGCACATTTAGAAATATCATTTCATAGTTTAAAtgttcttaaataataattagtacTGTTAAAGTTATCTAATTCTTTCGGAATaatcaagtttaaaaaaacagttttacaGCTTCACCAAACATTCATCattcattttcaaaacaaaCGTGTCGGTTAAAAATTTTCGAACTCGAACATTGACAGTTGACATTATCACAGATGTCAGATCAATGAAGAACTATCATATGGAAATGCCGTAATTGTTCAACTTATCGATATATGTTGATATATCTGTCCCTTTCTCACAACAGTGGTTTTACGGGACACATTTACACTCTATTATCAGCACCGTCTTCATTGGCTTCGATGTACTTTTGCTGCCGCTGACACCATCGAACTTAATCGCTTTGATTACATGTGGGAAGTTGTCATTGTGATGTTTTTACGTTTTCCCGTGTTTCGATTTCATCACAAACGGTTCAGCgattatatttgatttccaAACACTTTTTATTGGAATGGTGAgagttaaaatattgttggacCTTAGATTGTAGCCAAGATAGTTAGGATTCCCGATGTAGAACCAAATCACAGacgttttaaactttatagttACAACTGTGATcggaaataaacaatattaactCACCCATCcatcgataaaatattatccaCCAAATGAACAAGTTAACATCTCTAGTCAGCAAAAAATGTCATCTATAGTAGAACCGCCTAAATGAGTCCTCGCCCGCGGAGTACAGGGGCGCGGGGGTATGACGACGAAGGGGAACGAAAGAGGTGCGGGCGGCGGTCGAGCGTAGCGTGTAATACAAGGGGCGAAATGTTACTGGACATTTCTTGAGATATGTGACGTCATAGTGGTTAGCGGCAAACAggtgaagatttttattaaaaaaataataatggctatacaaaatttgaatgaaacaacTGTAAACTATACAACGTGTTCCTTTTGTTATCCCATAACTCCATGGTATCAACGAGACCACGTACATGAATTAAATAGCATAAGCATTTTtcgattattgttattttcaaatttttatttttcatacaaaacaattcgataaaaatgtgattttatgatatataggtatgatatgtaggtaaaaaaaaggtaataaagttatgtatgtaatatttatttatgcaaaatttatcaaaattataaatcaatcacttatgtccataatatcactatcactggAACTTGATTCTTCACTTTCACAACAGCCATCATCAGAATCATCAGAATCGTCttgcacattaataataaaatcaacaacttCATCTAGGACTCCATCATGTTTGCAATATTCGTCTTCGATTTTAATCACGTGTTTAACACAATTCTCCCATTTCTCTTTGGGATATTCAGCAAATAATCTctctaatatttcttttttctggtcCAAATTAGAGTCGATACTTTTTTGTGCTAATTGTCCTTTGATATCACCCCAGACCAACTCAATTGGGTTCAGGTCTGGGTGATATGGAGGCAAACGCAATACTTCGTGTCCGTTTCTTTTCAATACCtcgtcaattttgtaaatatcttctgtgaaattacttttaattaatttatataagtcatcctttctaagtttttcatcaaaagGCACGTTATGT harbors:
- the LOC106135470 gene encoding ras GTPase-activating-like protein IQGAP1, which produces MVSMMSSEAVMDDIFIGKIDDCDSDVRKTGQEMDIIRQRTVAYEYLCRLEEAKTWMESCLKERLPSATEFEECLRNGVYLAKLANFIAPELLPLNKIFDIDQRRYKIMGLQFKHTDNINQFLQVLKKTELPVTFQPETTDIYDKKNMPRVIYCLHALSSHLFKLGKAPLIKDVFGTAVFTDEELDSVSKDLQKCEHPLPSFQKIGGILSKTSAGDKEAFHKAVIELNNILDSGKSITSTILNPQLKLRYVQNRLIDEYRKVLNAARKEKIQIAHNHSLNDSYVPDEYDEMLTQVEIQGHITAVNYKFLWKSLCTASQSNNLKDIDKIFNEEWVKVKNYDKNNIDFYYDVVREIMEFNKDVDVESVTNWHKIFQNIVNEGNRKSLKHVDHKKAICEVNRALDKGDPDELYKALTSPHLGLNIKIDRFAAPLLFEEMKLEKYELEKNLNENEIAASVSYLTAIAAISQAVDRGDEAAVWHSLQSKQVNLEGLRPHCRRRYLSALVNALQVKVREQCGCSLLTLEDIRDTIDMVNMKDDDNDELVEIVDRINKAVFEEDSETLMTSLRSACLQLPSPLHMEEQHLYLRMLKKKLVHKESQNLWLDDIVEVINEVNSESLKVKGLTEALVHLNLAVIKNDLDEFWDALSCPLLSGPGLIESSCKDVYFQMFSKALKKRGHHICPWIVSHTDAGNTVYIDVESYTYSWKTPRDFVPYARYLSRKDVSVLIEKTNKHHINKYKQIIIEKTVTKIQAYCRGYLFREMFRRRLKYFRDNEEYVIKIQAWWRKILIHKKYGTIIKMKAIEAKLKRERKQNPWVWYKVQEHKIVKIQARWRGRRARQAFTSLFHSPNPPLKAVKKFIPMLDFSTDDYDREIELQGLKSEVVQSIRKNQELSKQIDDMDLKIGLLVQNRIALQEVAAHGLKLNNLVKHNSMTKLVFQNIPEGKGTLMTVSTAVKGLKSLTKESKRLLDGYQHLFYELQTNPTYLSKLLFCIPQNKTNFFLQNVVLSLYNFGAYARDEYLLLKLFRFTLEEEISCKVVKPFDVIASTPLVLKMAVSLSRQLSGLNSLQSIIGPLVEKMLKDKDLNIETGPVEIYKAWRNETEMKTGQISKLPYNVTQEEALSYPEVKIRLETALSQLKTIVTMFLDKITQSTDLLPFCITYMARVLHRALTSKFPHTPEKDILKVIGNLVYYQFLNAAIVAPDAFHIINMPNGAVLTTDQRKNLASVAKILHFSAAKKGFGEESSHLRCLNPFIVECHEKMKELFRRCCRGPTLEEYFAVDEYTEATLLHHPHIYITVQEIVDTHALLVEYQDILAPDSSDRLNELLEELGEVPSVSQLASRDIDTVMGDTPEENARLEVCLALVNKFQAPSDDMTDLNKLFIKTKELCVAIIPFLNGEHLLEALCIGTTKEQQEKYAEKVQRRIYSGQAKPDEVMSLREHIAKLRRNLQMLEDEGYVTREDGYQALITSIALDLCNKGKYRQAQRRALTTLTRTKQSLQEKTKYYEEKCQSYDQYIKSCLANLHAGKRSVHACLRRSGKDMQKLKSKLTVKYSGAKLLERGVLLEIEGLSPSQFKNVQFDITPTDTNGVFTIKGKFMGVEMESVEVDIQDLLQKQYEGCAIMDMFGKAKINVNLLIFLLNSKFYGKV